A single Aspergillus puulaauensis MK2 DNA, chromosome 7, nearly complete sequence DNA region contains:
- a CDS encoding uncharacterized protein (COG:S;~EggNog:ENOG410PP4A), which yields MSADLFAEFGNGPSTRQPSNAARQHAPAPQASSLIDGLDAFEDATLAQSTPRHLNEPAPLSGTRKHSIQYDDFGEFELPQPGTNNDVLFDAALEEFSDDASDDWGEFETAEPSIGHINKYKAEKPVERQETINKPTASTLQNTRSPSGLSGTVDLLGSLDSLSFQDKSAASYHRSIDILVDDSPATKIVNMQNAKPKLPVQEELFEEWADFTDGPIETTQSSKRKVADHQGMVGKKGDPAQTLKPTAKTGPTKVLKPRTKSPPAGHVRPTNIPPPSILLELFPQIFERLRQDGAEAKRNLQEREILESVSLSIINTLKTVARVIAGRTLRWKRDAILSQSMRIGPARSGKTGGMKLSTVNKNEDIKEQQEAVDVINMWRDRAALFNSVTQAAGRRPVQAIMENTRVTTAMASHGAIKASHACALCGLKRDERIPKIDENVEDSFGEWWTEHWGHTECRQFWEDNMGLLGQR from the coding sequence ATGTCGGCAGATCTGTTCGCAGAGTTCGGAAATGGGCCATCCACTAGGCAGCCTTCGAATGCTGCTCGCCAGCATGCGCCCGCACCTCAGGCGAGCTCTTTAATCGACGGTCTCGATGCATTTGAAGATGCTACACTCGCCCAATCTACTCCTCGCCATCTTAACGAGCCCGCGCCTCTATCTGGTACTCGCAAGCACTCGATACAATATGATGATTTTGGAGAGTTTGAACTGCCGCAGCCTGGTACCAACAACGATGTGCTTTTCGATGCCGCGCTCGAGGAATTTTCAGACGATGCCAGCGATGACTGGGGTGAATTTGAGACTGCAGAACCCTCAATTGGTCATATCAACAAATACAAAGCCGAAAAGCCTGTCGAGAGACAGGAGACCATAAATAAGCCGACCGCCAGCACTTTACAGAATACTCGATCACCATCGGGACTTTCGGGAACGGTGGATCTATTGGGCTCGCTAGACTCGCTTTCGTTCCAAGATAAATCGGCAGCTAGCTACCATCGTTCCATAGATATATTAGTCGACGATAGCCCAGCGACGAAGATTGTCAACATGCAAAATGCAAAACCGAAACTCCCTGTGCAGGAAGAGCTGTTCGAGGAATGGGCTGATTTCACAGATGGACCGATAGAGACCACCCAAAGCTCTAAACGAAAGGTTGCAGACCACCAAGGAATGGTCGGCAAAAAGGGAGACCCGGCGCAAACGTTGAAGCCTACTGCAAAAACAGGGCCAACCAAAGTGCTTAAACCAAGAACGAAATCCCCCCCTGCTGGCCATGTGCGTCCCACGAATATCCCCCCTCCGTCAATCTTACTAGAGTTGTTCCCTCAAATTTTTGAGCGCCTACGACAAGATGGCGCCGAAGCAAAGAGGAATTTGCAGGAAAGAGAAATCCTAGAATCAGTTTCTCTATCTATCATTAACACTCTAAAAACTGTCGCAAGGGTTATCGCGGGCCGTACTCTACGATGGAAAAGGGATGCGATTTTGAGTCAGAGCATGCGAATCGGCCCTGCACGCTCAGGCAAGACAGGAGGGATGAAACTGAGTACTGTGAATAAGAACGAGGACATTAAAGAGCAACAGGAGGCCGTCGATGTCATAAATATGTGGCGAGATCGTGCTGCACTATTCAACTCCGTTACCCAGGCCGCAGGGAGACGTCCAGTGCAGGCTATTATGGAGAACACTCGCGTCACGACTGCCATGGCCAGCCATGGAGCTATAAAGGCTTCGCACGCATGCGCGCTTTGTGGGCTGAAGCGAGACGAAAGAATACCCAAGATTGACGAAAATGTAGAGGACAGCTTCGGTGAGTGGTGGACGGAGCACTGGGGCCACACTGAATGCAGACAATTCTGGGAGGACAACATGGGCCTCCTTGGACAGCGATGA
- a CDS encoding putative Yippee zinc-binding protein Moh1 (COG:S;~EggNog:ENOG410PPS5;~InterPro:IPR034751,IPR004910,IPR039058;~PFAM:PF03226): MGLSYNVYLTSAKIFGCKKCKTHLADYEDIISRSFRGQHGKAYLFNNVVNITQSEAVERGMTTGRHIVRDIACRQCKETVGWKYDKAYENSEKYKEGKFILEEELLCVVC, from the exons ATGGGTCTCTCTTATAACGTCTACCTTACATCTGCCAAAATATTCGGCTGCAAGAAATGCAAAACCCATCTTGCGGACTACGAAGACATTATCAGTCGG AGTTTCCGGGGCCAACATGGGAAAGCGTATCTCTTCAATAACGTTGTGAATATTACCCAGTCGGAGGCTGTGGAGCGTGGTATGACTACAGGGAGGCATATTGTACGCGACATCGCATGCAGGCAATGTAAAGAAACGGTAGGATGGAAGTACGACAAAGCGTACGAGAACAGCGAGAAATACAAGGAAGGGAAATTTattttggaggaggagctcctATGCGTTGTGTGCTAG
- a CDS encoding putative C2H2 finger domain protein (COG:S;~EggNog:ENOG410PHSP;~InterPro:IPR013087) → MASFKELSLSRPFPHPTPRHHSHSISLGAVNANHRVTRRKSVTTTAAANAAAAVAASLGDSPDSTGIAMPAHRRGSRKGLESSSVGATSAFGSYLSRSVNSPNRDSPVARKASPNQAQDSSQMAHTAVDGSAPSDKPISTKNRNRRASEGGHLVKGEGKGSRPELRCDRCGKGYKHGSCLSKHMWEHDPAWAITSKLLISKHQQVQLLEAASVLVTMNVDDPTSENPDAESEISSASPGASSELRDGLSSAETTPPPMDEDNSDDDMSVEPEKPFGGVNNTAPQYSHSFQSIPSSSFTGSAPWPSPAFSHFRHSSIDTRPSTAEAKLPDEDEADLAAAIGLCNFGTPRMGPTSVSPGVPPVPPLPSRFLDQASSVENRNLGRSGTSVTDTALPNSQQDVFPSLSYNPSMSYKVSDEREVRLGKTERSSRQTRNADVDFGSRPAQADDDDDGVFGRMEE, encoded by the exons ATGGCCTCATTCAAG GAATTATCTCTCTCTCGTCCCTTTCCTCACCCCACGCCTCGTCACCATTCCCATTCTATCTCCCTTGGTGCCGTGAACGCAAACCACCGGGTCACTCGCCGAAAGAGCGTGACCACCACAGCCGCTGCCAACGCTGCCGCTGCAGTTGCTGCCTCCTTAGGAGACTCCCCAGACTCCACAGGAATCGCCATGCCCGCccatcgtcgaggaagtcggaaAGGCTTAGAATCTAGCTCGGTCGGAGCTACCTCTGCCTTTGGCTCATACCTTTCCCGCAGTGTAAACAGCCCCAACCGGGACTCCCCGGTTGCTCGAAAGGCCTCACCAAACCAGGCTCAGGACAGCTCACAAATGGCCCACACCGCGGTGGATGGAAGTGCTCCCTCTGACAAGCCGATTAGCACCAAGAACCGAAACCGTCGGGCTAGCGAAGGGGGCCATCTGGTCAagggcgaaggaaaaggctCCAGGCCCGAACTTCGCTGCGATCGTTGTGGGAAGGGGTACAAGCATGGCAGTTGCTTGTCCAAGCATAT GTGGGAGCATGACCCTGCATGGGCGATCACGTCGAAGCTTCTAATCTCGAAGCACCAACAGGTGCAATTGTTGGAGGCAGCGTCTGTCCTCGTCACCATGAATGTCGATGACCCGACTTCCGAGAACCCTGACGCTGAGTCGGAGATTTCTTCGGCTTCACCAGGCGCGTCGTCCGAACTCCGAGACGGGCTCAGCTCGGCGGAGACTACACCGCCGCCAATGGACGAGGATAACAGCGATGACGACATGTCAGTTGAGCCTGAGAAGCCTTTTGGCGGTGTCAACAACACCGCCCCTCAGTACTCGCACTCCTTCCAGTCTATCCCCTCAAGCTCGTTCACGGGGAGCGCCCCATGGCCCTCCCCTGCCTTCTCGCACTTCCGCCACTCAAGCATTGACACTCGGCCTTCCACTGCTGAGGCGAAGTTGcctgacgaagatgaggcgGATTTGGCTGCAGCCATCGGACTCTGCAATTTTGGGACTCCCCGAATGGGCCCGACATCTGTGTCTCCCGGTGTTCCACCAGTACCCCCGCTTCCGTCTCGCTTCCTCGATCAGGCCAGCTCTGTGGAGAATCGAAACCTAGGCCGCTCAGGAACCAGTGTCACTGATACTGCCCTGCCTAACTCCCAACAGGACGTGTTTCCGTCCCTGTCGTACAATCCGTCGATGTCGTACAAGGTGTCAGACGAGCGCGAAGTTAGGCTGGGGAAGACGGAACGCAGCAGCCGTCAAACCCGCAACGCTGATGTCGATTTTGGCAGCCGCCCCGCCCAggcggacgacgatgacgacggtgTTTTTGGACGGATGGAGGAGTAA
- a CDS encoding alcohol dehydrogenase family protein (COG:Q;~EggNog:ENOG410PG9N;~InterPro:IPR013154,IPR013149,IPR002328,IPR036291, IPR011032,IPR020843;~PFAM:PF00107,PF08240;~go_function: GO:0008270 - zinc ion binding [Evidence IEA];~go_function: GO:0016491 - oxidoreductase activity [Evidence IEA];~go_process: GO:0055114 - oxidation-reduction process [Evidence IEA]), which produces MSNKTMRAVVFNGLHKVAVEDRPVPQVQHPEDIVIKATYTALCGSDLHVYRGTEPAGTGFIMGHEVTGEVVEVGDAVKTVQKGDSIVSAFTTSCGTCFYCKAGFSSRCDKNALLGCDNLDGAQAEYVRIPNADGTVIKAPPGIEEKYLVLMGDIFPTGYFAALNAFKNVTAEQIAQQTVVLIGCGPVGLCALINALEYKPKHILAVDSVPSRLELARSLGAEPWNFQTDRENLGKRVLELTEGRGADAVIEVVGLSPALRMGFDLLRPWGVISSVGVHNGEIPWNGNEAYGKNLTLQMGRCPVRSVSDAALEVLKRNQHLLGFMADHIMPLSQAVEAYDLFNAMKVQKVIFEAAK; this is translated from the exons aTGTCCAATAAGACAATGCGCGCCGTGGTCTTCAATGGCCTACACAAAGTTGCCGTCGAGGACCGTCCCGTCCCCCAGGTCCAGCACCCGGAGGACATTGTTATCAAGGCGACATATACTGCGCTTTGTGGAAG TGACCTCCATGTATACCGTGGCACTGAACCTGCGGGAACAGGGTTCATCATGGGCCACGAGGTAACTGGTGAAgttgttgaggttggtgACGCGGTGAAGACCGTGCAGAAGGGGGACTCTATTGTTTCGGCTTTTACAACGTCGTG CGGAACATGTTTCTATTGCAAGGCAGGCTTCTCGTCTAGATGTGACAAGAATGCACTTCTTGGATGCGACAATCTAGATGGTGCCCAAGCTGAATAT GTCCGAATCCCAAACGCAGATGGAACAGTCATCAAAGCTCCACCGGGAATCGAGGAAAAGTACCTCGTTCTCATGGGCGACATTTTCCCAACGGGATACTTCGCCGCTTTGAATGCATTCAAAAATGTCACCGCAGAGCAAATCGCCCAGCAGACTGTTGTGCTCATCGGCTGTGGACCCGTTGGTCTCTGCGCACTGATTAACGCCCTCGAATACAAGCCCAAGCATATCCTTGCCGTTGACTCCGTCCCATCCAGACTCGAGCTGGCTCGTTCTCTCGGTGCAGAGCCATGGAACTTCCAGACAGACAGGGAGAATCTGGGCAAGAGGGTGCTTGAGCTGACTGAGGGTCGTGGAGCAGATGCTGTTATTGAAGTTGTGGGTTTGAGTCCGGCATTGAGGATGGGATTTGATCTTCTCAGGCCTTGGGGTGTCATTAGTAGCGTTGGCGTTCATAATGGAGAG ATACCGTGGAATGGAAACGAGGCGTATGGGAAAAATTTGACTCTACAGATGGGTCGATGCCCCGTGCGGTCTGTTTCGGATGCGGCGCTAGAGGTGCTGAAGAGGAACCAGCATTTACTTGG GTTCATGGCCGATCACATCATGCCTCTGTCGCAAGCTGTCGAGGCATATGATTTGTTCAATGCAATGAAGGTGCAAAAGGTGATTTTTGAGGCAGCGAAATAA